Genomic DNA from Channa argus isolate prfri chromosome 10, Channa argus male v1.0, whole genome shotgun sequence:
AGCATTATAGCTGTTGAGCTGGACTGCTAGGTTGGGACTGACCTTGAGGATACGCTGATGAGGATTTGGGGACATAGACAGTCCTATCTAGCTTGTAATAGATGGTGTTAAGATAAAATAAGGATCACCTGGGGCATGAAAGTATATTAAAAGGTATTCTATAGAAAATCTATTTCCTTTAATAGGAGCtctgtagaaaaaaatattaagcgTAACCTTGAATGGCTGAGCTCTAAAACGTTGTTTGCCAATATAAATTGTGAAAtgccaaacattaaaaacagaaattctgAGGGTTGATTTTCACTTTAACAGCGTCCAATTCATTCAGGAATTTTGATATATTATTGAAATATCTCCCCAGTGAAGATGAGCTTGAAGAGCACAAAGGTCATCAAGATGTAATTTTTGAGCTCATCACTCTTCTTAATCTTTGACTTTGACTGCTCAGACTCACGCTAATTTGTAACATTTAGAGATTTTGAGTTAGATACCATCCAGTGGCTTTTCCCAGACCTTGTTTCATCCTGgccttttatttcaaatgaaagaCTGAATTATTCAGTTTTCTACTCACTTCAAAGCCTTTATTTTGAGTTAGGGTATTGCAGTATGCTTTCAATGTTGTCTCTGGGCTATTATACTCTTCAGAGCTGAAGTTATCTAGTAGACtttcacaaaaacatcacaaaatatCTATCTAAACTTATTAGCTTTCAACCATCTGGCCTCTCcgcattaaatattaataggTGAATTAACTTTTATTCTTTATCTTTGACATCTAATATAAAAATTTGATCAGATGTGTACCATTTTAGTACTCCAAGAAGACTCCTTCCTATGGCCAGGGTACCATGGGTGATGTCTGTGATGTTACTGCTGATGGTCTACTCCCAAGGGGTGTCCACAGCCCCTGCCCAGCACCTGTGTGGCTCCCACCTGGTGGACGCCTTGTACTTCGTATGTGGAGAACGGGGATTTTTCTACAGCCAAACCCGACCCCACAAGAGGGATCTGGAACATGTGCTTGGTAAGGCCATATTAGTTCTGGGAATAGTTGTGACTTCTTTTGTTTGACGTGCGTAAAGTAAGTTTTAATTGTGCCCTTGATGCTGGGAGATCAGAAAATAACAGTATGATATGGCCCCAAAAACCCAGGCTGGCTTTGTATCCCAGCAGCTGCCTACCGTGTTCAAAGTTCAGAGCCTAATGAGAAAGTCAATTTGGCTAGTTGGAGAAAAAGTGATTAGGAAACATGCTGTAAACTTTACTGAACTAAATCTACGCGTTTGGTTGAACCAGTGCACAGAGACTCTCGCTGTATCTTTTGACGTGGCGTGGCCAGGCTTTTACCATCCATGATTTCACAAACCCATTATTCTCAAATCATGTTAAATTCCCAAATTTCTCATTACGTTATTCCCAAGATGCACTGTTTGGATCTTCCGCCTCAAACATTCTACTGATGTTTGCAAGTAAACTTTAGAGGAGTAAGTTATCCAACTCCCATTTTCCCTCTTGCAGTACAGAAAAGACTCAATTGATTGTGGAGATCAGATTACTTAGTCATTAGGTCCCATTAAAAACATGAACAGTCTAAATGGTAGTTTGATTTTGAGCAGGAACTGACACAGGGTTATGGAAACTTTCTCCACTTCAAAGGGTTCCTGTCCAAAATAGCCAGACAGGAGCAGCGGATGTCGGAAGCTCTGTCTGGGCACGATGAGCCCAAGGTGAAGAGAGGCATCGTGGAGCAGTGCTGCCATAAACCATGCAGCATTTACCACCTGGAAGGCTACTGCAATTGACAACTCACCACTCCACAACTAGCACCACTCATAGCTTGTAAAAAGGTCCCAAAGTCAATTTCTGGACTGACACTGGCTATGTCTTATCAACTGATGGAAATAAAGCTTCATGGCCCATAACCCAAGGCCCCTCTGCACAAAGATGTGAATTTGTGTTCTTTGTAGCTGGTGTATAGTGTGGGTGAAACATGGGTTGCAAAAGGTTTTGTTGTTGCGCTCTAACCTGTGGCTGCAGTCCTAGAGTGCTCTCTACTGGTTGACAACAGACATTGCCAAGAAGAGCCAAAGCTTTGTGCACATCACTTTTACACTTAAGGAAAAATATGTCAGTGAGTACTTTCTTTTAAGAATTCTATTaaaatctgtctttatttacaaaaaaaagaaatgatgctGTGTCACAGAATATTTACTGGCTCGCTTGAAAGAACTgctaaaaacatacaaactgaTTCAGCAATAAATCATGCGTGCTTTAGTTCTCTGAAAGGTGAGCACTTGTTCCTATtgttcttcttattttttttaacacactaaTCCCATACACTGATAAAAGTTCctaaaataagcaaaaaaaaaaaaaaagataaagttcCAAAGACTCCTACCTAAATATAATTAACATTTATAAAGAAGTTAAGTATTCAGCATAGCAAACATTAGAAGTTAATTGAAACTAAATATACCAGTTCATTATCCATTCTTGAATGGCAGAAGATCTCCATTATGCATAATAATTTCCTgacaaaacagaattaaaaaatgaattaggATTTCACATAAGCTGAAGGTCAACAAACTTATAAAAGCCAGTCCTATAACATTTTGCTTTAAACGCAGGATGTTGCGATGAGGTCAGTTTAATTCTTACCTTCTTTAAGGGCGTCAGTTGTTTCACTTTGTCTGTTCTCCTTATTGTGTTGGAAAGCTTTGCTGGGATCAAACCTGCGGCGAGCAGCACCTGGGAGCTTTGACTTCAGCTGCTCCAGATCACTCTTCTGTCGGTTCACCTGGGACCGAAGCTTGGTCACCTCCtacgcacgcacgcacagacacaaacataagctcttgtactgtgtgtgtttgtgtgtgtgtgtgtgtgtgtgtgtgtcgtggAAAGCGGACAGGGGTGTTCTCATGCATTACCTGTTTCAGGGAAATGTTCTCATCTTTCAGTTTCACCACATGTTTGATTTTCTGCTTCTGGTTCTGGTGGCCCAGCAGGCGAGCATAAGCATCAGCCAACTTGTTTAACTCTTCCTGGTTTGTCCCATTCTCGTTGAGCAATGCATCTCGCTCGGCTGCAAATGCATTCAGCTGTTCCTGTGGGCACCGAACAAGAAGTTGTAAGTATTCttgcatttataaaaatgatCCATTTATACATCCAGGAGGAatggaacaacaacaacattcatTTGGGGTTGTTGTTACAGAGCCAGAACTAAAATTCTCCATCTCCTAAGGGAAAACTTCAGCTAGGTGCTACACTTGTCATCTGTTTGGTGCTGGGCCAATAATGCACAGCACATTTTTTTGCAGAACTTTTTTGTTTGGTCTGAAATAGCAACACTAGGGGTTGAAAATAAGATGGATGGGAGTGGAATTATTAAATCAAAAcagtaaaagttatttttaaatctagAATAACTTTCACTTTTGTACACCATTATCCTTTCTCTTGTTATAAATATTGATAAGGACAGCTTTAATGAATGAGTATCTAGGCTATTGTAAAATTTCCTATGTGGACATGACTGACCTGGAAGGGGCTGACTTTGGCAAATAGCTCATCATACTGTTGTCTCCAGTGTTCAGCCTCTGAAGTCGGGGAGCTTAGAAGAAATTAATAATACAATCAAAAAACAATTcagcattttataaaaacacacaataaataaatatataaataaataaattctctcACCTTTTCTCTTGTgcttcagttatttttctttggaGGTCCAGTCGCTGCTCCTCCATCTCCCACTGCAGAGTGACCTTCTCATGAGTCAGTACTTCTACCTGCTTCTCCAGAGCTTGTCTGTCTTGTATCTGTTGTTCAACCTGCTGCTGCAGGGCCTGTTTTGTCTCTTCCATTAGGTCTATTTGAGTCTGTAAGCTCACACCCTCTTTCTCCACCTCATCCAGACGAGACTGAAGCAGATTTCTTTCCCGTTCTGCTAGGTTTAGTTGATTTTCAAGAGCAAGCCTGGACTGCTCTCCAAATTCTACTTGAGAGAGAAGATTCTTCTTTTCCTCGTTCACTCTCTGAAGCTCAGCTTGTAGTCTGAACACCTCTGACCTTAGCTGCTGGTGGGCTTTCCTTTCAGCCTCCAGTGTTTCCCCTAACTCATGAAATGCTGTCTGAATTCTAACTTTCTCCCCTCGCTCTTTTTCAAGCTGTTccattattttctctctttcctggCTGACCTCCTCTAGCAGTTTCTGggctttttccttttcatcctGGAGCTTAGTAAAACTCAGACCTCTGTGTTCCTCCAGTTGCCCCAGTGCctcctgtttctcctttttctgcAACTCTAGCTCGTGGTGTAACTGACTTATCAAGGCAGCGTGGCTCATCTTCATAGCCCTCAGCTCCTCATCTTTTTGTGCAAGGCGAGTCTGCACCTCCAGCAAAATTCTGTCAAGTCAAGGAACAAGGGAATGTAAAAAGATGGGAAAATGACAGTTGTTAGAACACAGAGTGAAAGTGAATATGAAGCACACCTTGCATCCTCCTCTCTGGATTTCACTTCAGCTAACAGCCTCTCTTGCTGCTCCTCTAACCTCTCCTGCACTCTCTtgatctcttcctctttctgttttacAGCTTTGTCCATCTCGTCCTTCATCTGCTGGGTCACTCTCTCCACCTCCACTTCCaggtctttctgtctctcctctgctACTTTCAGAGCCTCTTTGGTGCTGAGAAATTCAACAAGCAGTGTGTAAGGCTTacaagtttaaaagcattttatacaGACGCATATTAAACAGACATTTCAGCAGTGCTTTAATCAACACAGACACTGCAGCTCTCACCTTTCCAGCTCTGTGACAATGAATCCCATCTtgccctgtgagtttgtgtggGCCTCTTGGAGTTCTCTCATGGCTGCTAAGTGATCGTCTTTCAAAGTTGCTAGATCGTTGTTCttactaaaaaaagaaaagacaagcaCACAATTAGTGTTTTACTTTACTGCCCGAAATTCACTACATAGTATAGAACCTATACAAATACTTTGCAGTATTCCATAAGCTAAGTCAGTGATCAGgattacagtatgtgtacagtTAAACCCAAATGTTTGTCAACTAcagttgtttaataaaaatatatttaaatatgtgtttaaagtataaataaaaacacagccacaCCCATATACTATTTTACAGGTGTGAACTTGTTGTCATTACATTGGTTGAACTGTTAGCTAAAAGTAATAAACTACTAAATTAGTTTGCTAAAACTatgaaaaaacacttaaaagatTTTGTTGAATGCAATGAACAGTTGAAACAGCTAAAAGTAATGCAGAGGTAAAATTATTTAGGCCCAGCTGAACATACATTAAGGAAGCAGCCTATTGCATAATGGGTaaagcatcaggctgggatgcagaggTCTCCCAACCCACGCATCAGgtgtgtccttaagcaagacactcaGCACTAGCTCCCTGGGGCCACCTGTGGATGCCCTCTGCTCCCCacagggggatgggttaaatgaaGAGCACAAATTTCAGTGCACATGTGAATGTGCtcaatgatgaaaataaaacttctattatattctatattgGATAAATGGATAGTCTACCTCCAACTTTTGTCACTTAGTGAAGTACACATGTAGATTTGAACAATATAACCTAATaaccattttattaaaaaactttattaataagCTCaaataacatgtattttttcagtttataaGCAAATCTTTGAAATCAGATGGGTAGTCATCTAACAGGACTGAGAAGGAGTCAGATCGAAGAGGTCAGGAATGACAGCACTAAACAACTtccaaaaaaaagggggaaaaaaaagcaactgaCAAATTAATTGATAATGAAATAATTGTTAGTTGCAGCCCTTGTAATTTCTACATCAAAGACTGCCATTCTCTATTCAAATCGGGAAAATTATGTTTGAGTGTCATGTCTATTTTTTCTCACCACTATTTTTCCATCCATCTCTATTCTCAAGTGTCTAAATAGAAGCCCTCCCAAGTGCCCTGGTTGCCCTCAGATTCAATAAGGTAGTGAGGCAAATTGAAGCTGCtcataaacagaaataaacagtgACCTCCACTGTCTATGCCATGGACTGGCAACCCGTCAATCATTTTTCTCAGCTCAGTGTAGGCTAGGAGAAGCTCCCAGCTGCCTGTGACTCTAAATAGCAACACACAGGCAAtggaaagaaataaataaaattaaaaaaacaacaacgaaAAAGATGTTTTCAAGTGAAGCAAATATATTTTCCATTACAATATAATTTTATCTTTATAGATGTGCTGAAAATTTTTGGACATACAATGTCTTTTGCATTTCTGGCAACACTTTATGTGTTTGGCCCCTGGTGGCTTACCTTTCCACTAGTGTCCTGGTATCCCTCAGTTGTCTCTCTAGCTCACTGTTTTCTTCCTGCAGCTTCTGGACATCCTCCTGACTCTTCTCCACCATCTCTTGTCTCTTCTTATCCTGGTCCTCCAGTATAGCAAGCTCTCCGAGcacctcctccatctcctctgtTAACTGTCTCATCTTCTCTTCAGACTCCTCCCTCTCTTGCTTCACCAGCACAGACAAGGAGTCTACAAGTGCCTGTAAAAATAGGAAAGATTAAGTTACAGCTTAGGTGTCAAtgcaccaaattaaaaaaaaaaaaaaaaaagagtgcaaCATGTGAAACAAAACCTTGTGTTACCTTTTCTTTGATCAGTTCCTCAGTAAGAGCAGCATGTTCTTGCTGGAGCtgaatctgtctctttttctcatctCTTTTAGCCTCCTTAAGCAGGTTGAGCTCGGTCTTCAACTCCTGCACTCTCCTCAATCCCTCTTCCTGAGTCTTgcctaaaacaaaatgtatacaataaataataactcactgtttcattaaaaaaaatgaacatagCAATAGGATCTTTGTGAACGTACATCTCTCTTCCTCAGAGTAAAGACACCGTTGTTCGAGGTGTGCCACCCTCTCATCCAGCTCCTTCTCTGTCCGTCTAAGCACTTCCCTAAGTCTAGCAAGCTCTGCCTCTTGCTGATGCACTGTTGCTTGAGAATCAAGAACATCTTGGTGGGCCAATTTCATTTGCTCCTCCATTTCCATCATTGCATTTTGCGAAGACTTAAGCTCCAGCTCTACATTCTCCAACCTCGTCTCTGCTTCCCATAAAGCATCCTTTGACACCCTCAGCTCTTGATCGAATTTCAAtgcttcctcctctttttgtcTCAGCCCATCTTGAGCGGCTCCTAGGTCAGTCATGCACTGCTTTAGCTCAGTTTGTAGTTGCCTGTGAAGAAGTGACAAAGGAGTGTCACAGCATACAGTCAATATCTAGCTTGCTTTGAAACGGTGCATAGGGGTTAACATACTTTACTTCCTCAAGCTTAGAACTTGCAACAGTGTTGTCCTGCATCTTCTCTTGGAGTTTCAAGCGAAGATCCTACAAATGCACGAATCCAGTGTGGATTTTACAAAAGCACAATAAAAAGATAACGATTTTCACTTTTGTAAATTGGACTTGTGGACCTAGTTTATACCTGGATCTCATCATTGGCTGTGTCCAGATATTCCTGCACCACTCGGATCTCCTCCTTTAGCTCTCGTATCACAGCTAGAAACACAGAATTGTGTGTGACTGTACAACAAGTGTTAATTCTTATCtttattttgtacattgtaCAAGGGAAATGACGGGAGACCTTTATTTGCAGGAGACAGGCTAAGAAATCTGACATAAGTAGAATCGTTCACTGTATTTAACCGTTTTTATGGATAAGTACAAGTAAATGAGTAGAAATGACAGCTGATAAACAGAACTCACCACGTAACCttgaattttcattttctaGCTCTTCACTCTGGATTTTCATCACTTGATGGAGTTCCTCTAAAGGTAAAAACCTTGTTTAGTTCATATACACATGTTGGCAAATACATTTGTCACACTGTATATTCACAAATCTTACCCAAGTCTCTGTTCCTCTCTTTTAAAGCAGTGACAGTAGCCCTGGAAGTTTGGAGGTCAGTTTCTAGCACCTTCAATTGTCCTTCACTGTTAATCTGCAGGACACTTAACTCCtgatctcacacacaaaaacacgtTGTACAAAAGAGCAATTTAACTAAAATATGTTCTAAACTGTTGGACTATTGTTTAGCTTCAAACTAACCAGGAAAAAGGGTCTTATAGAGAAAGGAAATATGCTTATACAAGTCATACCT
This window encodes:
- the hmmr gene encoding hyaluronan mediated motility receptor — encoded protein: MSFSRAPLKRFNECVGSTPAPGSYEIKPGELRGAASFDKSDRFRPVKAGAGALMPPPSPSRNVLVSPVRRTLSVDGLAEGLSAKKTGMTMERKQQKLLEREIRSLVQQRGEQDRHLLAMEEEMKKVEAKLLAAVREKTGLAANVTTLERQRAELKKINEFLKSKVSSDTTKKRVNSLTMELMEARNTLDVKNKELSVLQINSEGQLKVLETDLQTSRATVTALKERNRDLEELHQVMKIQSEELENENSRLRAVIRELKEEIRVVQEYLDTANDEIQDLRLKLQEKMQDNTVASSKLEEVKQLQTELKQCMTDLGAAQDGLRQKEEEALKFDQELRVSKDALWEAETRLENVELELKSSQNAMMEMEEQMKLAHQDVLDSQATVHQQEAELARLREVLRRTEKELDERVAHLEQRCLYSEEERCKTQEEGLRRVQELKTELNLLKEAKRDEKKRQIQLQQEHAALTEELIKEKALVDSLSVLVKQEREESEEKMRQLTEEMEEVLGELAILEDQDKKRQEMVEKSQEDVQKLQEENSELERQLRDTRTLVESKNNDLATLKDDHLAAMRELQEAHTNSQGKMGFIVTELESTKEALKVAEERQKDLEVEVERVTQQMKDEMDKAVKQKEEEIKRVQERLEEQQERLLAEVKSREEDARILLEVQTRLAQKDEELRAMKMSHAALISQLHHELELQKKEKQEALGQLEEHRGLSFTKLQDEKEKAQKLLEEVSQEREKIMEQLEKERGEKVRIQTAFHELGETLEAERKAHQQLRSEVFRLQAELQRVNEEKKNLLSQVEFGEQSRLALENQLNLAERERNLLQSRLDEVEKEGVSLQTQIDLMEETKQALQQQVEQQIQDRQALEKQVEVLTHEKVTLQWEMEEQRLDLQRKITEAQEKSSPTSEAEHWRQQYDELFAKVSPFQEQLNAFAAERDALLNENGTNQEELNKLADAYARLLGHQNQKQKIKHVVKLKDENISLKQEVTKLRSQVNRQKSDLEQLKSKLPGAARRRFDPSKAFQHNKENRQSETTDALKEGNYYA
- the insb gene encoding preproinsulin b, whose product is MARVPWVMSVMLLLMVYSQGVSTAPAQHLCGSHLVDALYFVCGERGFFYSQTRPHKRDLEHVLGFLSKIARQEQRMSEALSGHDEPKVKRGIVEQCCHKPCSIYHLEGYCN